The proteins below come from a single Neospora caninum Liverpool complete genome, chromosome IX genomic window:
- a CDS encoding putative tRNApseudouridine synthase B yields the protein MVRLGGGSDFGELRSGIYLETACLCTAKERTGACAALAELFEVNTRSVKCWARRAQHNGEKRCSEAPALWAFPAEGGKMRRQRDCPAGLVGLVKPKGITSMDVCRGVSELLKPYRDSPERGPALLGEDDLPFGPSQPGGGVRERHGGKGRRKTGVGHGGTLDPAATGWKQYKAVVRLGVATDTLDCEGRVVAEEDWRHVTLAKLKSVLPSFLGKQLQQPPLFSAKRVNGVRMYDIARSLQEQQDRRSQNTFPHIDEQADSHEFFGHRPEGRQASVAPLALRQQLAEALRPHASGGRSSTLQQAVLKHTSLPKPCEIEISKLEVVDEDQFEMPQFAISVTCSKGTYIRQLAADIAVRCGTVGHLTDLVSGAKHDPEPHCGVFLVRTWFRQWCQQVSLLFGSFNTMLQTRTFQAPFRLEDCVEFEGLTADRLLRRLIPVQVVDRILREKQR from the exons ATGGTCAGGCTTGGCGGAGGCAGCGACTTCGGAGAACTGAGAAGCGGCATTTATTTGGAaactgcctgtctctgtaCAGCCAAGGAACGGACAGGGGCATGTGCTGCGCTCGCCGAACTGTTCGAGGTGAACACCAGAAGCGTCAAGTGCTGGGCACGCAGGGCGCAGCACAATGGCGAGAAGCGCTGTTCCGAGGCGCCAGCTCTCTGGGCGTTCCCCGCTGAAGGTGGGAAAATGCGCAGACAACGAGACTGCCCAGCCGGTCTTGTCGGCCTTGTGAAACCCAAAGGCATCACATCTATGGACGTCTGTCGCGGTGTTTCTGAGCTTCTGAAGCCATACAGAGACTCACCGGAGAGGGGACCGGCACTGTTAGGCGAGGACGATCTGCCGTTTGGCCCATCCCAGCCAGGCGGTGGAGTGAGAGAAAGGCatggagggaaaggaaggcggaaAACTGGAGTTGGACACGGGGGTACTCTAGATCCGGCGGCCACAG GTTGGAAACAATACAAGGCCGTTGTCCGGCTGGGCGTGGCAACCGACACACTCGATTGTGAG GGCCGCGTCGTtgcggaagaagactggCGTCACGTCACCCTTGCCAAGCTAAAAAGCGTGCTGCCGTCTTTCTTGGGCAAACAACTGCAGCAGCCTCCGCTGTTCTCCG CGAAACGCGTGAACGGAGTCCGAATGTACGACATCGCCCGATCCCTCCAAGAGCAGCAAGACCGCCGATCGCAAAATACTTTTCCGCACATTGACGAACAAGCAGACAGCCACGAGTTCTTCGGCCACCGCCCTGAAGGACGACAGGCGTCTGTTGCGCCGCTTGCACTGCGGCAGCAACTCGCCGAGGCTCTCCGACCCCACGCGAGCGGAGGCAGAAGCTCGACGCTCCAGCAGGCTGTTCTCAAACATACGTCGCTCCCGAAGCCCTGCGAAATCGAGATCTCAAAACTTGAAGTCGTCGACGAAGACCAGTTCGAG ATGCCGCAGTTTGCTATCAGCGTCACCTGTTCGAAAGGCACGTATATTCGTCAGCTGGCGGCTGACATCGCCGTCAGGTGCGGAACGGTTGGACACCTGACTGACTTGGTGAGTGGTGCCAAGCATGACCCGGAGCCCCACTGCGGAGTCTTCTTGGTGCGCACGTG GTTCCGACAATGGTGCCAGCAGGTGTCTTTGCTATTTGGCTCTTTCAACACCATGCTTCAGACGCGAACGTTCCAAGCTCCTTTCCGGCTGGAGGACTGCGTCGAGTTTGAAGGCCTTACTGCAGATCGACTGCTTCGTCGCTTGATCCCGGTTCAA